The proteins below come from a single Acaryochloris sp. CCMEE 5410 genomic window:
- a CDS encoding photosystem II reaction center protein T: MDVIAYVFILACLIGLFFFAVFFREKPTRI, encoded by the coding sequence ATGGACGTTATTGCTTACGTATTTATTCTTGCCTGTCTAATCGGGTTGTTTTTCTTTGCAGTCTTCTTCCGCGAGAAGCCTACTCGAATCTAG
- the rimM gene encoding ribosome maturation factor RimM (Essential for efficient processing of 16S rRNA) has product MPVSDSLSPDLPNDDTSEEWLEVGTIVGAHGLNGEVKVYPDSDFPERFTQPGPRWLVPPIGASTPEEIQLIRGRFVERKGIYVVKLANVNFRDQSEALKGTKLLVRSNDRPTLAEGEYYLSDLIGITVVDHQTQAVVGSVVSLASAGNDLLEIQLADTTKTILLPFVSALVPIVDIERKRIEITPPKGLIPE; this is encoded by the coding sequence ATGCCGGTGAGTGACTCCCTTTCCCCAGATTTACCCAATGATGATACTTCAGAAGAATGGTTAGAAGTTGGCACCATCGTAGGTGCCCATGGATTAAATGGAGAGGTTAAAGTTTATCCAGATTCAGACTTTCCTGAGCGCTTTACCCAGCCGGGCCCCCGCTGGCTAGTACCCCCTATCGGAGCATCGACTCCAGAAGAGATTCAACTTATCAGAGGTCGCTTTGTTGAACGCAAAGGGATTTACGTTGTTAAATTGGCCAATGTCAACTTTAGAGATCAATCCGAAGCTCTAAAAGGAACTAAACTTCTTGTTCGCAGCAATGATCGCCCCACCTTGGCAGAGGGCGAGTATTATCTATCTGATTTGATCGGCATAACAGTTGTTGATCACCAAACCCAAGCAGTCGTAGGTTCAGTCGTTAGCCTTGCCAGTGCAGGCAATGATTTGCTGGAAATTCAACTTGCCGACACTACAAAAACGATTCTGCTACCATTTGTCTCAGCTCTAGTACCGATCGTCGATATAGAGAGAAAACGCATAGAAATTACCCCCCCCAAGGGATTGATTCCTGAGTAG
- a CDS encoding valine--pyruvate transaminase, producing the protein MPPTLSQIGNQMSALTGVRAIMKDIIETLRANPDESFINLSAGNPVILPEVEQLWRDCTTQLLASPDYGEVVCRYGTSQGYQPLVEAIQKDFNQRYGLNLTDRQILITPGSQALYFLAANAFGGATETGQLKNIVLPLSPDYTGYGGICLTPEALKAYQPTLEIDETAHRFKYRPDFEQLHFDETTGCIIFSRPCNPTGNVLSKAEVKQIADLAAPFDIPVLIDSAYGPPYPSLNYTQIAPILGNNVVHCMSLSKAGLPGERVGIAIGDERIIQTLEAFQTNVCIHSGRYGQAIAAQAIQSGALANISVQVIRPYYQAKLALLQSTLDQHMPSTLPWFLHLGEGAIFAWLWLKELPISDWQLYQQLKQVGVIVVPGHSFFPGLSQDWPHKHQCLRISLTATDEEITIAMQRLVQVIEEVYRSNKA; encoded by the coding sequence ATGCCTCCAACGCTTTCGCAAATTGGCAATCAGATGTCTGCCTTGACGGGTGTTCGCGCCATCATGAAAGACATTATCGAAACCTTGAGAGCCAATCCCGATGAATCCTTTATCAATCTCAGTGCAGGCAATCCGGTTATCCTACCTGAGGTCGAACAGCTATGGCGGGACTGCACCACCCAATTGTTAGCAAGTCCTGATTACGGTGAAGTGGTTTGTCGCTACGGCACCAGCCAGGGCTATCAGCCCTTAGTCGAGGCGATTCAAAAAGATTTTAATCAGCGCTATGGCCTCAACCTCACGGATCGCCAAATCCTGATTACGCCAGGTAGCCAAGCCCTCTACTTCTTGGCCGCGAATGCCTTTGGCGGGGCAACTGAAACGGGGCAGCTCAAAAATATTGTCTTGCCCCTCTCGCCGGACTACACCGGATATGGTGGTATTTGCCTGACCCCAGAAGCCTTAAAAGCCTATCAACCTACCTTAGAGATTGACGAAACGGCCCATCGGTTCAAATACAGGCCAGACTTTGAACAGCTGCACTTCGATGAAACCACAGGCTGCATCATTTTTTCGCGCCCCTGTAATCCCACGGGGAACGTCCTCAGTAAGGCCGAGGTAAAACAGATTGCCGATCTGGCGGCTCCCTTTGATATTCCAGTCTTGATTGATTCCGCCTATGGGCCCCCCTACCCCAGCCTCAATTACACCCAGATCGCACCCATCTTAGGGAATAACGTTGTCCATTGCATGAGCTTGTCTAAAGCGGGCTTGCCTGGGGAACGGGTTGGTATTGCCATTGGCGATGAGCGTATCATTCAAACCCTAGAAGCCTTCCAAACCAATGTCTGTATTCATTCTGGGCGATACGGACAAGCGATCGCAGCCCAAGCCATCCAATCCGGTGCCTTAGCTAATATCTCCGTCCAGGTGATTCGGCCTTACTATCAAGCTAAGCTCGCCCTCCTCCAATCCACCCTCGACCAACATATGCCCTCCACTCTGCCCTGGTTTTTACATTTGGGTGAAGGTGCAATTTTTGCCTGGTTGTGGCTTAAAGAATTGCCCATTTCAGACTGGCAACTCTATCAACAGCTAAAGCAAGTAGGGGTGATTGTTGTTCCTGGCCACTCTTTCTTTCCCGGTTTATCCCAAGACTGGCCCCACAAGCATCAATGTTTGCGCATTAGCTTAACCGCCACTGACGAAGAAATAACCATCGCCATGCAGCGACTCGTTCAAGTGATTGAAGAAGTGTACCGAAGCAACAAGGCATAA
- a CDS encoding serine/threonine protein kinase, which yields MNLTGLTAVPLAEILQSPQQRLLAYPDERVGCDRISELSDLGITAIYDWGPKQIQGWHCLGLGYCGLVLLAQHQDQQIALKVRRADASRPSFAQEASMLTLANTHQVGPQLLGSSPNFLLMDHVVGQPLLVWLQSFQALTHTTLQSQLTQLLWQAFQLDQASLDHGNLRCVTAHSIVTTQGPVLLDFSSASTTRRPANVTSLTQGLFWGTTVASLLVPHWFHPDQQHCIERLRHYKHHPTSENFQRLLDLLFDP from the coding sequence GTGAACTTAACTGGATTAACGGCTGTTCCTTTAGCTGAAATTCTGCAATCCCCTCAACAGAGGTTGCTGGCCTATCCTGATGAACGAGTGGGTTGCGATCGCATCTCCGAATTGTCAGATCTAGGCATCACTGCCATTTATGATTGGGGTCCCAAGCAGATTCAGGGCTGGCATTGTTTGGGGTTAGGCTATTGCGGGTTAGTCCTATTAGCCCAGCACCAGGACCAGCAGATCGCCCTGAAGGTGCGACGCGCAGATGCCTCTCGTCCATCATTTGCCCAAGAAGCTTCAATGCTGACCCTTGCTAATACTCACCAAGTTGGCCCTCAACTCCTGGGTAGCAGCCCAAATTTTTTACTGATGGACCATGTGGTAGGGCAACCATTGTTGGTCTGGCTGCAATCGTTTCAGGCCTTGACTCACACAACCCTACAATCTCAGTTGACTCAACTGCTTTGGCAAGCCTTTCAGCTCGATCAAGCAAGTCTAGATCACGGCAACCTTCGATGTGTAACGGCCCATAGTATTGTGACCACTCAAGGCCCTGTTTTACTGGATTTCAGCAGTGCCAGTACAACGCGGCGACCAGCAAATGTAACGAGTCTGACTCAGGGTTTATTTTGGGGCACCACAGTTGCATCGTTACTCGTTCCCCATTGGTTTCATCCTGATCAACAACACTGTATTGAGAGACTGCGACACTATAAACACCATCCCACCTCAGAAAATTTTCAGAGATTGCTAGATCTATTATTTGATCCGTGA